One Coccinella septempunctata chromosome X, icCocSept1.1, whole genome shotgun sequence genomic window carries:
- the LOC123322112 gene encoding uncharacterized protein LOC123322112 isoform X1 — protein MSNIVSIDDFFREVIDCYQYSSNLASRGEIDVLNLQHQKIEDYCRIFNIFIGAATDNVLKDILISIYQELWNLYQLIESKLDESDLNLYVCPVQRNGFGRPRYEINQEQICFLRGSGLSWQQICRILNVSRRTLYRHRQLMCIPEPRKVTTDEEIDIVIQEILSMTPNAGEVYIMGGVKSRNIHIPRWRLRERLHALNPSGTALRRSSTICRRVYRVKGPNYLWHMDSNHKLTSFRFVFHGAIDGFSRCIIYLKCLTNNTSNSVLHLFEEGVREFGLPSRVRGDHGTENILVAEFMLQRRGCNRGSFITGRSVHNQRIERLWAEVNRVVTKPFKELFISMEDEGILDELDEVDLFALKSVYLPRIQASLKEFTYQWNCHGLSTMRSFSPIQLWQIGMIRNHPAEEEDPDYMENPDLYGNDVDGPLVPIITRNNIIIPQPDANLLQIEAEISSILPDPLSDDGRHGVNHYMNVRSYLRNLLNQRNI, from the exons ATGTCCAATATTGTATCAATAGATGATTTTTTCAGGGAAGTCATTGATTGCTATCAGTATTCGTCAAATCTCGCATCTAGGGGAGAAATAGATGTATTGAATTTGCAGCACCAAAAAATAGAAGATTATTgtcgaattttcaatatttttatcggTGCAGCTACGGATAATGTCCTGAAAGATATTTTAATCTCTATTTATCAGGAATTATGGAATCTTTACCAACTGATAGAATCGAAATTAGATGAATCAGATCTCAATTTATATGTATGTCCTGTGCAAAGAAATGGTTTTGGACGTCCTAGATACGAAATCAATCAAGAACAAATATGTTTTTTGAGAGGTTCAGGACTTAGTTGGCAACAAATTTGTCGTATTCTCAATGTGTCTAGGAGAACACTATACCGTCATAGGCAATTAATGTGCATTCCTGAACCTCGAAAAGTAACCACTGATGAGGAAATTGATATTGTCATACAGGAAATATTATCAATGACTCCTAATGCTGGTGAAGTGTATATTATGGGTGGTGTTAAGTctcgaaatattcatattccTAGATGGCGATTGAGGGAGAGATTGCATGCTCTTAATCCTTCAGGAACTGCTCTAAGGAGGAGCAGTACAATTTGTAGAAGAGTTTACAGGGTTAAAGGTCCAAATTATCTTTG GCATATGGATTCCAATCATAAGCTAACTAGTTTTCGTTTCGTTTTCCATGGAGCCATTGATGGTTTCAGTAGGTGCATTATTTATCTGAAATGCCTCACAAATAATACATCTAATAGTGTCCTGCACTTGTTTGAAGAGGGGGTAAGAGAGTTTGGACTTCCAAGTAGGGTAAGAGGTGATCATGGAACAGAAAATATTCTGGTAGCAGAATTTATGCTACAAAGAAGAGGTTGTAATAGAGGAAGTTTTATAACAGGGAGGTCTGTTCACAACCAGAGAATAGAGAGACTTTGGGCAGAAGTGAATAGAGTGGTAACTAAGCCTTTCAAGGAGTTATTCATATCGATGGAGGATGAAGGGATTTTGGATGAGCTGGACGAAGTCGATCTATTTGCCTTGAAGTCTGTTTATTTACCAAGAATTCAAGCAAGCTTGAAAGAATTCACATATCAGTGGAATTGTCATGGTCTTAGTACAATGAGAAGTTTTTCTCCTATACAATTGTGGCAGATTGGAATGATTCGAAACCACCCAGCAGAAGAGGAAGATCCAGACTATATGGAAAATCCAGATTTATATGGAAATGATGTTGATGGTCCATTAGTACCTATCATCACTCGAAATAACATCATCATTCCACAACCAGATGCTAATCTTCTACAAATTGAAGCAGAAATTAGTTCTATTCTCCCAGACCCACTCTCAGATGATGGAAGGCATGGTGTTAACCATTATATGAATGTTCGCAGCTACTTGAGGAATCTCCTAAATCAAAGAAATATTTAG
- the LOC123322112 gene encoding uncharacterized protein LOC123322112 isoform X2, with amino-acid sequence MCIPEPRKVTTDEEIDIVIQEILSMTPNAGEVYIMGGVKSRNIHIPRWRLRERLHALNPSGTALRRSSTICRRVYRVKGPNYLWHMDSNHKLTSFRFVFHGAIDGFSRCIIYLKCLTNNTSNSVLHLFEEGVREFGLPSRVRGDHGTENILVAEFMLQRRGCNRGSFITGRSVHNQRIERLWAEVNRVVTKPFKELFISMEDEGILDELDEVDLFALKSVYLPRIQASLKEFTYQWNCHGLSTMRSFSPIQLWQIGMIRNHPAEEEDPDYMENPDLYGNDVDGPLVPIITRNNIIIPQPDANLLQIEAEISSILPDPLSDDGRHGVNHYMNVRSYLRNLLNQRNI; translated from the exons ATGTGCATTCCTGAACCTCGAAAAGTAACCACTGATGAGGAAATTGATATTGTCATACAGGAAATATTATCAATGACTCCTAATGCTGGTGAAGTGTATATTATGGGTGGTGTTAAGTctcgaaatattcatattccTAGATGGCGATTGAGGGAGAGATTGCATGCTCTTAATCCTTCAGGAACTGCTCTAAGGAGGAGCAGTACAATTTGTAGAAGAGTTTACAGGGTTAAAGGTCCAAATTATCTTTG GCATATGGATTCCAATCATAAGCTAACTAGTTTTCGTTTCGTTTTCCATGGAGCCATTGATGGTTTCAGTAGGTGCATTATTTATCTGAAATGCCTCACAAATAATACATCTAATAGTGTCCTGCACTTGTTTGAAGAGGGGGTAAGAGAGTTTGGACTTCCAAGTAGGGTAAGAGGTGATCATGGAACAGAAAATATTCTGGTAGCAGAATTTATGCTACAAAGAAGAGGTTGTAATAGAGGAAGTTTTATAACAGGGAGGTCTGTTCACAACCAGAGAATAGAGAGACTTTGGGCAGAAGTGAATAGAGTGGTAACTAAGCCTTTCAAGGAGTTATTCATATCGATGGAGGATGAAGGGATTTTGGATGAGCTGGACGAAGTCGATCTATTTGCCTTGAAGTCTGTTTATTTACCAAGAATTCAAGCAAGCTTGAAAGAATTCACATATCAGTGGAATTGTCATGGTCTTAGTACAATGAGAAGTTTTTCTCCTATACAATTGTGGCAGATTGGAATGATTCGAAACCACCCAGCAGAAGAGGAAGATCCAGACTATATGGAAAATCCAGATTTATATGGAAATGATGTTGATGGTCCATTAGTACCTATCATCACTCGAAATAACATCATCATTCCACAACCAGATGCTAATCTTCTACAAATTGAAGCAGAAATTAGTTCTATTCTCCCAGACCCACTCTCAGATGATGGAAGGCATGGTGTTAACCATTATATGAATGTTCGCAGCTACTTGAGGAATCTCCTAAATCAAAGAAATATTTAG